A section of the Brachyhypopomus gauderio isolate BG-103 chromosome 13, BGAUD_0.2, whole genome shotgun sequence genome encodes:
- the cfap418 gene encoding cilia- and flagella-associated protein 418 isoform X1, which produces MAEHLDDLLDEVETRFCRSASLSSNLTTNQDRRQNNDEPMGRTKDQEKSDRAENIDAVLQEILDDDWETGSSHIPIATNACAKDFSPPVRFKKCCPVFVGGSSIISGIGTSISKRACDQLRCTSCDFRVAMFDDHEWHSSCDYLFFRYANGGWSILAKTAQLWSTLTILRRYMSPQKMGTLPKLIFGYYFILVILFHIYALLLDDAVLRNLSERCLCFLQRILAQ; this is translated from the exons ATGGCGGAGCATTTGGACGACTTACTAGACGAGGTTGAAACGAGATTTTGCCGCAGTGCTTCACTGTCTTCTAATCTGACGACAAACCAAGACAGACGACAAAACAACGACGAGCCCATGGGCAG GACTAAAGATCAAGAGAAATCCGACAGGGCCGAGAACATTGATGCTGTGCTCCAGGAAATACTTGATGATGACTGGGAGACTGGCAGCTCACAC atTCCCATTGCAACAAATGCTTGTGCTAAAGATTTTTCTCCTCCAGTGCGTTTTAAAAA ATGCTGCCCCGTGTTTGTGGGTGGGAGCTCAATAATAAGTGGTATTGGAACAAGCATTTCAAAAAG GGCATGTGACCAACTAAGATGTACCTCTTGTGACTTCCGTGTAGCCATGTTTGACGATCATGAGTGGCATTCATCTTGTGACTATCTGTTTTTCAGGTATGCTAATGGTGGATGGAGCATTTTAGCTAAGACAGCACAACTGTGGAGTACGCTCACTATCTTGAGACGTTACATGTCTCCCCAAAAAATGGGGACATTACCAAAGTTAATATTcggttattattttatattagtCATTTTGTTTCATATCTATGCATTACTTTTAGATGATGCTGTTTTAAGGAATCTGAGTGAGAGATGTCTGTGCTTTTTACAAAGAATATTAGCTCAGTGA
- the cfap418 gene encoding cilia- and flagella-associated protein 418 isoform X2 yields MAEHLDDLLDEVETRFCRSASLSSNLTTNQDRRQNNDEPMGRTKDQEKSDRAENIDAVLQEILDDDWETGSSHIPIATNACAKDFSPPVRFKKCCPVFVGGSSIISGIGTSISKRACDQLRCTSCDFRVAMFDDHEWHSSCDYLFFRNNMPDHTKLRSKLRRRRGVRAYACQCSWHSASSLSEVRHLQQLKWVCGQHKQC; encoded by the exons ATGGCGGAGCATTTGGACGACTTACTAGACGAGGTTGAAACGAGATTTTGCCGCAGTGCTTCACTGTCTTCTAATCTGACGACAAACCAAGACAGACGACAAAACAACGACGAGCCCATGGGCAG GACTAAAGATCAAGAGAAATCCGACAGGGCCGAGAACATTGATGCTGTGCTCCAGGAAATACTTGATGATGACTGGGAGACTGGCAGCTCACAC atTCCCATTGCAACAAATGCTTGTGCTAAAGATTTTTCTCCTCCAGTGCGTTTTAAAAA ATGCTGCCCCGTGTTTGTGGGTGGGAGCTCAATAATAAGTGGTATTGGAACAAGCATTTCAAAAAG GGCATGTGACCAACTAAGATGTACCTCTTGTGACTTCCGTGTAGCCATGTTTGACGATCATGAGTGGCATTCATCTTGTGACTATCTGTTTTTCAG GAACAACATGCCGGACCATACCAAGCTGCGCTCCAAGCTGAGGAGGAGACGTGGCGTGCGGGCGTACGCCTGCCAGTGCAGCTGGCACTCCGCTAGCAGCCTCTCTGAAGTGAGACATTTACAGCAACTCAAGTGGGTCTGCGGCCAACACAAACAGTGCTAA
- the cfap418 gene encoding cilia- and flagella-associated protein 418 isoform X3 — protein sequence MAEHLDDLLDEVETRFCRSASLSSNLTTNQDRRQNNDEPMGRTKDQEKSDRAENIDAVLQEILDDDWETGSSHIPIATNACAKDFSPPVRFKKCCPVFVGGSSIISGIGTSISKRYANGGWSILAKTAQLWSTLTILRRYMSPQKMGTLPKLIFGYYFILVILFHIYALLLDDAVLRNLSERCLCFLQRILAQ from the exons ATGGCGGAGCATTTGGACGACTTACTAGACGAGGTTGAAACGAGATTTTGCCGCAGTGCTTCACTGTCTTCTAATCTGACGACAAACCAAGACAGACGACAAAACAACGACGAGCCCATGGGCAG GACTAAAGATCAAGAGAAATCCGACAGGGCCGAGAACATTGATGCTGTGCTCCAGGAAATACTTGATGATGACTGGGAGACTGGCAGCTCACAC atTCCCATTGCAACAAATGCTTGTGCTAAAGATTTTTCTCCTCCAGTGCGTTTTAAAAA ATGCTGCCCCGTGTTTGTGGGTGGGAGCTCAATAATAAGTGGTATTGGAACAAGCATTTCAAAAAG GTATGCTAATGGTGGATGGAGCATTTTAGCTAAGACAGCACAACTGTGGAGTACGCTCACTATCTTGAGACGTTACATGTCTCCCCAAAAAATGGGGACATTACCAAAGTTAATATTcggttattattttatattagtCATTTTGTTTCATATCTATGCATTACTTTTAGATGATGCTGTTTTAAGGAATCTGAGTGAGAGATGTCTGTGCTTTTTACAAAGAATATTAGCTCAGTGA
- the LOC143474168 gene encoding uncharacterized protein LOC143474168 isoform X1, translated as MESVLMAAALHILCLCQGLQGATDSSHRTEPVTNGKPAFKHSGSSSLNLSAACSGTLMTLHRGRWVALSFKHLSTEDIRPLAQQVCENLGCGGFFNLTDNGTAPTNSCLSDCIIRNSTVHHCTVDPLSNCMHTADVVCEHQAIRLAAGNDSCAGRVEVWHAGQWGSVCDDDWDWRGGNVVCMQLRCGTAVKVMSGAVGFGPGRGPIHISSLNCTGTESNLWQCSTQTTNRTDLCGHKEDAGVVCSGNVTGTTMKPTELNNTNWTTESQSNATVTAHGGRISTLTLICVGLSSVLLLLLISNIGTCKYYRGKQNAFVIYQRQSNSNSYTTVGIQTLELDNSNSLPTPAAVDGEPTVRRYSQDDSSDTSSDFDYHQYYQCNVQSPAAVNFPSDAAVVAECSQAHETICTDGNAPQNTTNCDVDSDSTSSWEFDKNTQPEREKLLNKAIDNAAVVGECSQAQERICTEGNAPKSTRSCDFDLESTSSGECYENPPLEEAKLEIPALDNAAVVGECSQAQERICTEGNAPKSTRSCDFDLESTSSGECYENPPLEEAKLEIPEDSTDSGSTSSGECYANIADVTNLLETLEQSPSLHVQPLLNHHTPQPTGNNSLVHPSSPNQDNSSTSSGETYENVDNESGFGAQQLNQSSSDSDYDDVANW; from the exons GACTCCAGGGAGCCACCGATTCCTCTCATAGGACCGAGCCTGTCACGAACGGCAAGCCTGCATTCAAGCACA GTGGGTCCTCCAGTCTCAACCTCTCTGCGGCTTGTTCTGGAACTCTGATGACCCTTCACCGAGGCAGATGGGTAGCTTTAAGCTTTAAACATCTGTCCACTGAAGACATCAGACCTTTGGCCCAACAAGTGTGTGAGAACCTTGGCTGTGGGGGATTCTTCAATCTCACGGACAACGGGACAGCACCCACTAACTCTTGCCTGAGTGACTGCATCATCAGAAACTCCACGGTGCACCACTGCACAGTAGATCCACTGAGCAACTGCATGCACACAGCAGACGTCGTCTGCG AGCACCAGGCGATCCGTTTGGCAGCAGGCAACGACAGCTGTGCGGGGCGAGTGGAGGTGTGGCACGCTGGACAGTGGGGCTCGGTGTGCGATGACGATTGGGACTGGAGAGGAGGAAATGTAGTGTGTATGCAGTTGCGCTGTGGTACCGCTGTGAAGGTGATGTCTGGCGCTGTTGGGTTTGGACCCGGCAGAGGTCCCATTCACATCAGCAGTCTGAACTGCACTGGGACAGAGAGCAATCTGTGGCAATGCAGCACCCAGACGACCAACCGCACGGACCTCTGTGGCCATAAGGAGGACGCTGGAGTAGTGTGTTCAG GAAATGTTACTGGTACTACTATGAAACCAACTGAATTAAATAACACAAACTGGACAACAG AGTCTCAAAGCAATGCGACTGTGACGGCCCACGGCGGCAGGATTTCAACTCTAACACTGATCTGTGTTGGTCTGTCCAGTGTTCTGCTCTTGCTGTTGATTTCAAACATTGGCACTTGCAAATACTACAGAGGAAAACAAAATG CATTTGTGATCTACCAAAGACAGTCTAACTCTAACTCTTACACAACCGTGGGGATCCAGACACTGGAACTGGACAATAGCAACAGCCTCCCTACACCAGCAGCTGTGGATG GAGAACCTACAGTCAGGAGATACTCACAGGACGACAGTTCTGATACCTCAAGTGACTTTGATTACCACCAGTATTACCAATGTAACGTCCAGTCACCTGCTGCTGTGAACTTCCCCA GTGATGCAGCTGTGGTTGCTGAGTGTTCTCAAGCACACGAAACAATCTGCACTGATGGAAATGCTCCGCAAAACACGACAAATT GTGACGTCGATTCAGATAGCACATCTTCATGGGAATtcgacaaaaacacacaacctgaaaGGGAGAAACTTTTAAACAAAG CCATAGATAATGCGGCTGTGGTTGGCGAGTGTTCTCAAGCACAAGAAAGAATCTGCACTGAGGGAAATGCTCCGAAAAGCACAAGAAGTT GTGATTTTGATTTGGAGAGCACATCATCAGGGGAATGTTACGAAAATCCTCCTCTTGAAGAGGCGAAACTTGAGATTCCAG CCTTAGATAATGCGGCTGTGGTTGGCGAGTGTTCTCAAGCACAAGAAAGAATCTGCACTGAGGGAAATGCTCCGAAAAGCACAAGAAGTT GTGATTTTGATTTGGAGAGTACATCATCAGGGGAATGTTACGAAAATCCTCCTCTTGAAGAGGCGAAACTTGAGATTCCAG AGGACTCGACTGATTCAGGAAGTACATCCTCTGGTGAATGCTATGCAAACATAGCTGACGTCACGAACCTTCTTGAGACAT TGGAGCAAAGCCCATCACTGCATGTGCAGCCCCTCCTgaaccaccacacacctcaaccaACAGGAAACAACAGTCTTGTCCATCCAAGCTCTCCAAACCAAG ATAACAGCAGCACATCATCTGGGGAAACATATGAAAATGTAGACAATGAGAGTGGCTTTGGTGCACAACAACTGAACCAGTCCTCCTCCGACAGTGACTATGACGATGTTGCAAACTGGTGA
- the LOC143474168 gene encoding uncharacterized protein LOC143474168 isoform X3: MTLHRGRWVALSFKHLSTEDIRPLAQQVCENLGCGGFFNLTDNGTAPTNSCLSDCIIRNSTVHHCTVDPLSNCMHTADVVCEHQAIRLAAGNDSCAGRVEVWHAGQWGSVCDDDWDWRGGNVVCMQLRCGTAVKVMSGAVGFGPGRGPIHISSLNCTGTESNLWQCSTQTTNRTDLCGHKEDAGVVCSGNVTGTTMKPTELNNTNWTTESQSNATVTAHGGRISTLTLICVGLSSVLLLLLISNIGTCKYYRGKQNAFVIYQRQSNSNSYTTVGIQTLELDNSNSLPTPAAVDGEPTVRRYSQDDSSDTSSDFDYHQYYQCNVQSPAAVNFPSDAAVVAECSQAHETICTDGNAPQNTTNCDVDSDSTSSWEFDKNTQPEREKLLNKAIDNAAVVGECSQAQERICTEGNAPKSTRSCDFDLESTSSGECYENPPLEEAKLEIPALDNAAVVGECSQAQERICTEGNAPKSTRSCDFDLESTSSGECYENPPLEEAKLEIPEDSTDSGSTSSGECYANIADVTNLLETLEQSPSLHVQPLLNHHTPQPTGNNSLVHPSSPNQDNSSTSSGETYENVDNESGFGAQQLNQSSSDSDYDDVANW; this comes from the exons ATGACCCTTCACCGAGGCAGATGGGTAGCTTTAAGCTTTAAACATCTGTCCACTGAAGACATCAGACCTTTGGCCCAACAAGTGTGTGAGAACCTTGGCTGTGGGGGATTCTTCAATCTCACGGACAACGGGACAGCACCCACTAACTCTTGCCTGAGTGACTGCATCATCAGAAACTCCACGGTGCACCACTGCACAGTAGATCCACTGAGCAACTGCATGCACACAGCAGACGTCGTCTGCG AGCACCAGGCGATCCGTTTGGCAGCAGGCAACGACAGCTGTGCGGGGCGAGTGGAGGTGTGGCACGCTGGACAGTGGGGCTCGGTGTGCGATGACGATTGGGACTGGAGAGGAGGAAATGTAGTGTGTATGCAGTTGCGCTGTGGTACCGCTGTGAAGGTGATGTCTGGCGCTGTTGGGTTTGGACCCGGCAGAGGTCCCATTCACATCAGCAGTCTGAACTGCACTGGGACAGAGAGCAATCTGTGGCAATGCAGCACCCAGACGACCAACCGCACGGACCTCTGTGGCCATAAGGAGGACGCTGGAGTAGTGTGTTCAG GAAATGTTACTGGTACTACTATGAAACCAACTGAATTAAATAACACAAACTGGACAACAG AGTCTCAAAGCAATGCGACTGTGACGGCCCACGGCGGCAGGATTTCAACTCTAACACTGATCTGTGTTGGTCTGTCCAGTGTTCTGCTCTTGCTGTTGATTTCAAACATTGGCACTTGCAAATACTACAGAGGAAAACAAAATG CATTTGTGATCTACCAAAGACAGTCTAACTCTAACTCTTACACAACCGTGGGGATCCAGACACTGGAACTGGACAATAGCAACAGCCTCCCTACACCAGCAGCTGTGGATG GAGAACCTACAGTCAGGAGATACTCACAGGACGACAGTTCTGATACCTCAAGTGACTTTGATTACCACCAGTATTACCAATGTAACGTCCAGTCACCTGCTGCTGTGAACTTCCCCA GTGATGCAGCTGTGGTTGCTGAGTGTTCTCAAGCACACGAAACAATCTGCACTGATGGAAATGCTCCGCAAAACACGACAAATT GTGACGTCGATTCAGATAGCACATCTTCATGGGAATtcgacaaaaacacacaacctgaaaGGGAGAAACTTTTAAACAAAG CCATAGATAATGCGGCTGTGGTTGGCGAGTGTTCTCAAGCACAAGAAAGAATCTGCACTGAGGGAAATGCTCCGAAAAGCACAAGAAGTT GTGATTTTGATTTGGAGAGCACATCATCAGGGGAATGTTACGAAAATCCTCCTCTTGAAGAGGCGAAACTTGAGATTCCAG CCTTAGATAATGCGGCTGTGGTTGGCGAGTGTTCTCAAGCACAAGAAAGAATCTGCACTGAGGGAAATGCTCCGAAAAGCACAAGAAGTT GTGATTTTGATTTGGAGAGTACATCATCAGGGGAATGTTACGAAAATCCTCCTCTTGAAGAGGCGAAACTTGAGATTCCAG AGGACTCGACTGATTCAGGAAGTACATCCTCTGGTGAATGCTATGCAAACATAGCTGACGTCACGAACCTTCTTGAGACAT TGGAGCAAAGCCCATCACTGCATGTGCAGCCCCTCCTgaaccaccacacacctcaaccaACAGGAAACAACAGTCTTGTCCATCCAAGCTCTCCAAACCAAG ATAACAGCAGCACATCATCTGGGGAAACATATGAAAATGTAGACAATGAGAGTGGCTTTGGTGCACAACAACTGAACCAGTCCTCCTCCGACAGTGACTATGACGATGTTGCAAACTGGTGA
- the LOC143474168 gene encoding uncharacterized protein LOC143474168 isoform X2 gives MESVLMAAALHILCLCQGLQGATDSSHRTEPVTNGKPAFKHSGSSSLNLSAACSGTLMTLHRGRWVALSFKHLSTEDIRPLAQQVCENLGCGGFFNLTDNGTAPTNSCLSDCIIRNSTVHHCTVDPLSNCMHTADVVCEHQAIRLAAGNDSCAGRVEVWHAGQWGSVCDDDWDWRGGNVVCMQLRCGTAVKVMSGAVGFGPGRGPIHISSLNCTGTESNLWQCSTQTTNRTDLCGHKEDAGVVCSGNVTGTTMKPTELNNTNWTTESQSNATVTAHGGRISTLTLICVGLSSVLLLLLISNIGTCKYYRGKQNAFVIYQRQSNSNSYTTVGIQTLELDNSNSLPTPAAVDVRRYSQDDSSDTSSDFDYHQYYQCNVQSPAAVNFPSDAAVVAECSQAHETICTDGNAPQNTTNCDVDSDSTSSWEFDKNTQPEREKLLNKAIDNAAVVGECSQAQERICTEGNAPKSTRSCDFDLESTSSGECYENPPLEEAKLEIPALDNAAVVGECSQAQERICTEGNAPKSTRSCDFDLESTSSGECYENPPLEEAKLEIPEDSTDSGSTSSGECYANIADVTNLLETLEQSPSLHVQPLLNHHTPQPTGNNSLVHPSSPNQDNSSTSSGETYENVDNESGFGAQQLNQSSSDSDYDDVANW, from the exons GACTCCAGGGAGCCACCGATTCCTCTCATAGGACCGAGCCTGTCACGAACGGCAAGCCTGCATTCAAGCACA GTGGGTCCTCCAGTCTCAACCTCTCTGCGGCTTGTTCTGGAACTCTGATGACCCTTCACCGAGGCAGATGGGTAGCTTTAAGCTTTAAACATCTGTCCACTGAAGACATCAGACCTTTGGCCCAACAAGTGTGTGAGAACCTTGGCTGTGGGGGATTCTTCAATCTCACGGACAACGGGACAGCACCCACTAACTCTTGCCTGAGTGACTGCATCATCAGAAACTCCACGGTGCACCACTGCACAGTAGATCCACTGAGCAACTGCATGCACACAGCAGACGTCGTCTGCG AGCACCAGGCGATCCGTTTGGCAGCAGGCAACGACAGCTGTGCGGGGCGAGTGGAGGTGTGGCACGCTGGACAGTGGGGCTCGGTGTGCGATGACGATTGGGACTGGAGAGGAGGAAATGTAGTGTGTATGCAGTTGCGCTGTGGTACCGCTGTGAAGGTGATGTCTGGCGCTGTTGGGTTTGGACCCGGCAGAGGTCCCATTCACATCAGCAGTCTGAACTGCACTGGGACAGAGAGCAATCTGTGGCAATGCAGCACCCAGACGACCAACCGCACGGACCTCTGTGGCCATAAGGAGGACGCTGGAGTAGTGTGTTCAG GAAATGTTACTGGTACTACTATGAAACCAACTGAATTAAATAACACAAACTGGACAACAG AGTCTCAAAGCAATGCGACTGTGACGGCCCACGGCGGCAGGATTTCAACTCTAACACTGATCTGTGTTGGTCTGTCCAGTGTTCTGCTCTTGCTGTTGATTTCAAACATTGGCACTTGCAAATACTACAGAGGAAAACAAAATG CATTTGTGATCTACCAAAGACAGTCTAACTCTAACTCTTACACAACCGTGGGGATCCAGACACTGGAACTGGACAATAGCAACAGCCTCCCTACACCAGCAGCTGTGGATG TCAGGAGATACTCACAGGACGACAGTTCTGATACCTCAAGTGACTTTGATTACCACCAGTATTACCAATGTAACGTCCAGTCACCTGCTGCTGTGAACTTCCCCA GTGATGCAGCTGTGGTTGCTGAGTGTTCTCAAGCACACGAAACAATCTGCACTGATGGAAATGCTCCGCAAAACACGACAAATT GTGACGTCGATTCAGATAGCACATCTTCATGGGAATtcgacaaaaacacacaacctgaaaGGGAGAAACTTTTAAACAAAG CCATAGATAATGCGGCTGTGGTTGGCGAGTGTTCTCAAGCACAAGAAAGAATCTGCACTGAGGGAAATGCTCCGAAAAGCACAAGAAGTT GTGATTTTGATTTGGAGAGCACATCATCAGGGGAATGTTACGAAAATCCTCCTCTTGAAGAGGCGAAACTTGAGATTCCAG CCTTAGATAATGCGGCTGTGGTTGGCGAGTGTTCTCAAGCACAAGAAAGAATCTGCACTGAGGGAAATGCTCCGAAAAGCACAAGAAGTT GTGATTTTGATTTGGAGAGTACATCATCAGGGGAATGTTACGAAAATCCTCCTCTTGAAGAGGCGAAACTTGAGATTCCAG AGGACTCGACTGATTCAGGAAGTACATCCTCTGGTGAATGCTATGCAAACATAGCTGACGTCACGAACCTTCTTGAGACAT TGGAGCAAAGCCCATCACTGCATGTGCAGCCCCTCCTgaaccaccacacacctcaaccaACAGGAAACAACAGTCTTGTCCATCCAAGCTCTCCAAACCAAG ATAACAGCAGCACATCATCTGGGGAAACATATGAAAATGTAGACAATGAGAGTGGCTTTGGTGCACAACAACTGAACCAGTCCTCCTCCGACAGTGACTATGACGATGTTGCAAACTGGTGA